A genomic stretch from Spiroplasma endosymbiont of Clivina fossor includes:
- a CDS encoding transposase family protein gives MKTQVIIEKDSKKIISSDFSYGKNHDFKILKDSKIKFLPETTVLVDLGYQGIQKINHNVLIPKRKSKKNPLNKEEKQNNERISKMRIVIENVFAILKKFKIISEKYRNRRKRFALRFNLIASIYNLQLLV, from the coding sequence ATAAAAACACAAGTTATAATTGAAAAAGATAGTAAAAAAATTATTAGTTCTGATTTTTCTTATGGTAAAAACCATGACTTTAAAATTTTAAAAGATTCAAAAATTAAATTTTTACCAGAAACAACTGTTTTAGTGGATTTAGGTTATCAAGGCATACAAAAAATTAATCATAATGTTTTAATTCCTAAAAGAAAATCAAAGAAAAACCCTTTAAATAAAGAAGAAAAGCAAAATAATGAGCGAATTTCAAAAATGAGAATTGTTATTGAAAATGTTTTTGCTATACTTAAAAAATTTAAAATTATTAGTGAAAAATATCGAAATCGTAGAAAAAGATTTGCTTTAAGATTTAATTTAATAGCTTCAATTTATAATTTACAACTATTAGTTTAA
- a CDS encoding transposase — protein MRPEKQKYLCKNCRASFDAFRNHFIYWSHLNYEQWNLLIQISLLGQSSKTISRFIKTTLKTAWYNRQKLMKSKQLENTQLKFKKLSGKIQIDETFIKEIHKGNFKYKTDPRRIHLDPFATNTKCCIQMAIDNNNNIYVKSTNTKRLQKQWVIENMNKELINENSIITSDMQKLYFLVAKQTNSTLCVTKTTINPEASYRNLNKISKLQSSLKEALIHYHGLGFTNIQNYLNLWKWKYQHKGLTPNQQTAVLYFNV, from the coding sequence ATGCGTCCAGAAAAACAAAAATATTTATGTAAAAATTGCCGTGCAAGTTTTGACGCTTTTCGTAATCATTTTATTTATTGAAGTCATTTAAATTATGAACAATGAAATTTATTGATTCAAATTTCATTGCTGGGGCAATCTAGTAAAACAATTTCTCGTTTTATTAAAACTACATTAAAAACTGCTTGATATAATCGTCAAAAATTAATGAAATCAAAACAATTAGAAAATACCCAATTAAAATTTAAAAAATTATCTGGTAAAATCCAAATCGATGAAACATTTATTAAAGAAATCCATAAAGGAAATTTCAAATATAAAACTGATCCACGAAGAATTCACCTTGACCCATTCGCAACTAATACTAAATGCTGTATTCAAATGGCAATTGATAATAATAACAATATTTATGTTAAATCCACAAACACCAAACGTTTACAAAAACAATGAGTTATTGAAAATATGAACAAAGAATTAATTAACGAAAATTCAATTATTACTTCTGATATGCAAAAATTATATTTTTTAGTAGCAAAACAAACAAATTCTACTTTATGTGTAACTAAAACAACAATTAATCCTGAAGCTAGTTATCGTAACTTAAATAAAATCAGTAAATTACAATCTAGTCTTAAAGAAGCCTTAATTCATTATCATGGTTTAGGTTTTACTAATATTCAAAATTATTTAAATCTCTGAAAATGAAAATACCAACATAAGGGTTTAACTCCAAACCAACAAACAGCGGTATTATATTTTAATGTATAA
- the rnr gene encoding ribonuclease R — translation MKQKILNILKNEKRTLSKLEISNYLEITNKEQYELMVLELKELIINDVLKVNSDNKYSLNLQNQLLTGIIQLHSKGFGFIKTKDNQEYFVKSQDLNGCLDMDEVLFATKNIKQNDARHFEARVIEVLKRLLTTVVATVCFNEANKTKFLKINNIKLQHLVLVVTNLNIAIVDTIVIAKIVSVSKNQLVSLEIQDIIGNINTPGIDVIAVVHEFFVKTKFDDATLNEVKKISPLVMAEELIGRRDLQNNLFITIDGSDAKDLDDAISVVKLDNGNYKLFVAIADVAQYVTENSALDKEAFIRGTSVYLVDRVIAMLPPQLSNGICSLNENEMRLTIVCEMEINSVGGTISNEIYPAVIKTKRRMSYDEVNLAFSNQNSDFIKTHPEIYQMLLIGRDLHHILRKYKEQAGVIDFNLNEAKLIFNQNGKISDITLRNRATAEMLIEDFMIRANETVASTIYWMNLPFIYRIHDKPKIKKLREVYNVLKIMGYNIKGKVENVYAKDLQLTLENIKDKPWFQVVATLFLRSMEKARYDINNIGHFGLASDCYTHFTSPIRRYPDLVVHRMLRKYLFEKQINNVIVDKYTAVLQNQAEQSSISELKALECERAVEQMKKAEYMETQIGKRFLGIVSSVTNFGIFVELENTIEGLVRVSDMRNDYYNYNEKTMRLVGERTRKEYYLGQIVNIEVKHASKLERKIDFILKDPKNGNGRVKQWK, via the coding sequence ATGAAGCAAAAAATTTTAAATATTTTAAAAAATGAAAAACGAACCCTTTCAAAGTTAGAAATTAGTAATTATCTTGAAATTACTAATAAAGAACAATATGAATTAATGGTGTTGGAACTTAAGGAATTAATAATTAATGATGTTTTAAAAGTTAATAGTGATAATAAATATTCCTTAAATTTACAAAATCAATTACTTACTGGTATTATTCAACTGCATTCTAAGGGTTTTGGTTTTATTAAAACTAAGGATAATCAAGAGTATTTTGTTAAATCACAAGACTTAAATGGCTGTTTAGATATGGATGAAGTTTTATTTGCTACTAAAAATATTAAGCAAAATGATGCCCGACACTTTGAGGCTCGAGTAATTGAAGTATTAAAAAGGCTTTTAACGACTGTTGTTGCTACTGTTTGTTTTAATGAAGCAAATAAAACAAAATTTTTAAAAATTAATAATATTAAATTGCAACATTTAGTTCTTGTAGTTACTAATTTAAATATTGCAATTGTTGATACGATTGTTATTGCTAAAATAGTGTCTGTTAGTAAAAATCAATTGGTATCATTAGAAATTCAGGATATTATTGGTAATATTAATACCCCGGGAATTGATGTCATCGCTGTTGTTCACGAGTTTTTTGTTAAGACAAAATTTGATGATGCGACATTAAATGAAGTAAAAAAAATTTCTCCGTTGGTAATGGCTGAAGAATTAATTGGTCGGAGAGATTTACAAAATAATTTATTTATTACTATTGATGGTAGTGATGCTAAAGATTTAGATGATGCTATTAGTGTTGTTAAGTTGGATAATGGAAATTATAAATTATTTGTTGCGATTGCTGATGTGGCACAGTATGTTACTGAGAATAGTGCTTTAGATAAAGAAGCTTTTATTCGTGGGACTTCTGTTTATTTAGTTGATCGTGTTATTGCGATGTTACCACCACAATTATCAAATGGTATTTGTTCTTTAAATGAAAATGAGATGCGGTTAACGATAGTTTGTGAAATGGAAATTAATTCTGTTGGTGGAACTATTAGTAATGAAATATATCCAGCAGTTATTAAAACTAAGCGAAGAATGTCGTATGATGAAGTAAATTTAGCTTTTAGTAATCAAAATTCAGATTTTATTAAAACTCATCCTGAAATTTATCAAATGCTTTTAATTGGTCGTGATTTACATCATATTTTAAGAAAATATAAAGAGCAAGCTGGGGTTATTGATTTTAATTTAAATGAAGCTAAATTAATTTTTAATCAAAATGGCAAAATTAGTGATATTACTTTGAGAAATCGGGCAACAGCAGAAATGTTAATTGAAGATTTTATGATTCGTGCTAATGAAACTGTTGCTAGCACTATTTATTGAATGAATTTGCCATTTATTTATCGCATTCATGATAAACCAAAAATTAAAAAATTAAGAGAAGTGTATAATGTATTAAAAATAATGGGTTATAACATTAAGGGTAAAGTTGAGAATGTTTATGCTAAAGATTTACAATTAACTTTGGAAAATATTAAAGATAAACCTTGATTTCAAGTTGTTGCTACTTTGTTTTTACGAAGTATGGAAAAAGCGCGTTATGATATTAATAATATTGGGCATTTTGGTTTAGCAAGTGACTGTTATACTCATTTTACATCACCAATTCGTCGTTATCCAGATTTAGTTGTTCATCGGATGCTAAGAAAATATCTTTTTGAAAAACAAATTAATAATGTTATTGTTGATAAGTATACAGCGGTTTTACAAAATCAAGCTGAACAGTCTAGTATTTCTGAGTTGAAAGCATTAGAATGTGAAAGAGCAGTAGAACAAATGAAAAAAGCTGAGTATATGGAAACACAAATTGGAAAAAGATTTTTGGGAATTGTTAGTTCAGTTACTAATTTTGGGATTTTTGTAGAATTAGAAAATACTATTGAAGGATTGGTTCGTGTTAGTGATATGCGAAATGATTATTATAACTATAATGAAAAAACAATGCGCTTAGTTGGTGAAAGAACAAGAAAAGAATATTATCTTGGACAAATTGTTAATATTGAGGTTAAGCACGCTAGTAAGTTAGAAAGAAAAATTGATTTTATCCTTAAAGATCCTAAAAATGGTAATGGTAGGGTTAAACAATGAAAATAA
- the secG gene encoding preprotein translocase subunit SecG: protein MSKQNILLIFEIILLIIGFAMIVIGLLQPKKTQAGLGALSGGNQELFAQTKERGLSRTLSLMMLGCGSCLFVLSMIIRILENFL, encoded by the coding sequence GTGAGTAAACAAAATATTTTATTAATCTTTGAGATTATTCTTTTAATTATTGGTTTTGCAATGATTGTTATTGGACTATTACAGCCAAAGAAAACGCAAGCAGGATTAGGAGCATTAAGTGGTGGTAATCAAGAGCTTTTTGCACAAACTAAAGAGCGAGGACTTTCACGAACTTTGTCATTAATGATGTTAGGTTGTGGATCTTGTTTATTTGTTCTTTCAATGATTATTAGAATTTTAGAAAATTTTTTATAA
- a CDS encoding transposase family protein: MKFKKNNQISDKNFLRLTGIKHTTFNKMLEILKIEELKKRFRRGRTNKLSLENRILMTLEYWREYRTYFHIAKSYDISESSCYRNIKWIEDTLIKHPNFQQLTGQKSLLKDYFKDKTVIIDVTESQIQRPKKDKNSTTQEKRKNTQ; encoded by the coding sequence ATGAAATTTAAAAAAAATAATCAAATAAGTGATAAAAATTTTTTAAGATTAACTGGTATTAAACATACTACTTTTAATAAAATGCTAGAAATTTTAAAAATAGAAGAATTAAAAAAGAGATTTCGTCGCGGAAGAACCAATAAATTATCATTAGAAAATCGTATTTTAATGACTTTAGAATATTGAAGAGAATATAGAACTTATTTTCATATTGCAAAAAGTTATGATATTAGTGAAAGTAGTTGTTATAGAAATATCAAATGAATTGAAGACACTTTAATAAAACACCCTAATTTTCAACAACTTACTGGTCAAAAATCACTATTAAAAGATTATTTCAAAGATAAGACTGTTATAATTGATGTAACTGAAAGCCAAATCCAACGCCCAAAAAAAGACAAAAACAGCACTACTCAGGAAAAAAGAAAAAACACACAATAA
- the smpB gene encoding SsrA-binding protein SmpB: MKIIASNRKARFNYELIDSYEAGIELQGSEVKSLRESNVSLQESYVLIRNQEALILNLHISTYAYASSAKPDPNRSRKLLLHKKQILKLEAKMKLQNLQLVPTKIYFNSKGLVKIEIALAKAKKLYDKRETIKKRDMERKIQKIS; encoded by the coding sequence ATGAAAATAATTGCTTCAAATCGTAAAGCACGATTTAATTATGAATTAATAGATAGTTATGAAGCTGGCATTGAATTACAAGGTTCTGAGGTTAAATCTTTAAGGGAATCTAATGTATCATTACAAGAAAGTTATGTTTTGATTAGAAATCAAGAAGCCCTAATTTTAAATTTACATATTAGTACTTATGCTTATGCATCAAGTGCTAAACCGGATCCTAATCGTTCAAGAAAGTTATTATTGCATAAAAAACAGATTTTAAAGTTGGAAGCGAAAATGAAATTGCAAAATTTACAATTAGTTCCTACTAAAATATATTTTAATAGTAAGGGTTTAGTTAAAATTGAAATTGCGTTAGCAAAAGCTAAGAAACTTTATGATAAAAGAGAGACTATTAAAAAACGCGATATGGAACGAAAAATTCAAAAGATTTCATAA